Proteins from one Impatiens glandulifera chromosome 2, dImpGla2.1, whole genome shotgun sequence genomic window:
- the LOC124925969 gene encoding E3 ubiquitin-protein ligase HOS1 isoform X2 — MEGNRSNEMDSITAGVAAAAAAPYQQLNYNLSRVQEALEHLASIDLIELCNEAKIERCRATRDLRSCGRFVENVLNTCGHASLCTECCQRCDICPICRVPITRNGNKLRLRLYYECIEAGLISKKCDDRFQEKEGGEKQLTADIERLYSLFDVAMENNLVSLIFHYVTDVCMDESAVSSDPVIAFLLDEVVVKDWCKRTFKNILSELKGIYDRATKEMRTMLSSLLKISVKLTGVSGVIEVLESSFKGTLSAQVHDLHLMQESILKTKQHMEMMIWCIRHDFLENIKHRYSGFASWRNSVRERKAAATRRSWPESLNISADSSRNGSGTLFIEDALSNVEIEQSYTLGIGGDLEIAALQKDGSSSFFRSKIEGMAGCYPFENLRAAADILFLHGSSDLVVAKQAIFLYYLVDRHWNMQDSEWRLIIDDFAATFGVTRHSLLESFVFYMLDDHTDEAMQEAIHLLPEISGPTTHPKVAHVLLERQNPDAALLVLRGCGRDGTQLVSLSEAVTVVRVRVECGLLTEAFMYQRTLCLKVKEMNLKKKGSLKNDSDTLEDECENWMLWLETLVTEICYLCIRRNLVDRIIELPWNADEEKFIHKNLLDFAVDNPSTTFGSLLVVFYLQRYRYVEAYQVDQKLKRLEEEFISTNSLTEEVLSRMASLSQWRSGLVEKGIELLPTIQQQEVKDGKLTETAVTSPSIHNTIIPPKTDFPEAVQRETPTSFLFPSSITTPLKPDNNTNQAMNSSPSILLSGISTNFSPSFLQEESHLSNNTGTLKSLNSNRKKFKLVDIRSSGFRQVINSSVKAHTPLKEFNRSSLRVARDFDYQTDEASSEKDQNGFSGRLNHGRTSDQPGKSWKLEQSNDAMDVCLSGNKEDGYVNGGPRWRSDDTSEDELDESPDGYSGSAYYATPLTGSRRGRRLGRR; from the exons atGGAAGGAAATAGGTCTAACGAAATGGATTCTATCACCGCCGGtgtggcggcggcggcggccgCCCCCTATCAGCAACTAAACTACAATCTAAGCCGCGTCCAG GAGGCATTGGAGCATTTGGCATCTATAGATTTGATTGAGCTGTGCAATGAAGCCAAAATTGAACGCTGTCGGGCAACAAGAGACTTAAGAAGCTGTGGCCGCTTCGTTGAAAATGTATTGAATACGTGTGGGCATGCATCTTTGTGTACAGAATGTTGTCAGCGGTGTGATATTTGTCCAATTTGTAGAGTTCCAATAACAAGAAATGGAAACAAACTTCGACTTCGTCTGTACTATGAATGCATAGAAGCTGGCCTCATTTCGAAGAAGTGTGATGACAGGTTTCAGGAGAAAGAAGGTGGGGAGAAACAGCTAACTGCTGATATTGAACGACTCTATTCCTTGTTTGATGTTGCTATGGAGAACAACTTGGTCTCGCTTATTTTCCATT ATGTTACAGATGTTTGCATGGATGAAAGTGCTGTATCCAGTGATCCCGTCATTGCTTTTTTATTGGATGAAGTAGTTGTCAAGGATTGGTGCAAGAGAACATTCAAGAATATTCTTTCTGAACTGAAAGGCATAT ACGATCGTGCAACAAAGGAAATGAGAACAATGTTAAGTTCACTTCTAAAGATTTCAGTGAAGCTGACTGGGGTATCTGGAGTTATTGAAGTTTTAGAATCATCATTTAAGGGGACCCTTTCAGCACAGGTTCATGACCTGCACCTGATGCAGGAGAGCATATTAAAGACAAAGCAG CACATGGAAATGATGATATGGTGCATAAGGCATGATTTTCTTGAGAATATCAAGCATCGTTATAGTGGTTTTGCGTCATGGCGTAATTCTGTCCGTGAAAGGAAAGCAGCTGCCACTAGGCGATCATGGCCAGAATCATTGAATATCTCTGCAGATTCCTCGAGAAATGGGAGTGGAACTCTTTTTATTGAAGATGCTCTGTCAAATGTGGAGATAGAACAAAGTTACACACTTGGGATTGGCGGGGACTTAGAAATTGCAGCCTTGCAAAAGGATGGAAGCTCTTCATTTTTCAGGTCTAAAATAGAGGGTATGGCCGGATGCTATCCATTTGAGAATCTTCGAGCTGCTGCTGATATACTCTTTTTACATGGGAGTTCTGACCTGGTGGTTGCAAAGCAAGCAATA TTTCTCTATTACTTGGTTGATAGACATTGGAATATGCAAGATTCTGAATGGAGACTCATCATAGATGACTTTGCTGCTACATTTGGGGTAACCAGGCATTCATTACTGGAGTCTTTTGTCTTCTATATGCTGGATGACCACACAGATGAAGCCATGCAA GAAGCAATCCACCTTCTTCCAGAAATCTCAGGCCCAACAACTCATCCTAAAGTTGCACATGTTCTTTTGGAACGTCAAAACCCTGATGCTGCTCTTTTGGTGTTGAGGGGGTGTGGGCGTGATGGAACACAGTTGGTGTCACTTAGTGAAGCAGTTACCGTTGTTCGTGTCAGAGTGGAGTGTGGACTTCTAACTGAGGCATTTATGTACCAAAGAACTCTTTGCCTGAAAGTGAAGGAAATGAACTTGAAGAAGAAAGGATCTCTTAAGAATGATTCAGATACATTGGAGGATGAGTGCGAAAATTGGATGTTATGGCTGGAGACATTGGTGACTGAAATTTGTTATCTGTGTATTAGGAGGAACTTGGTGGATCGAATCATTGAACTTCCATGGAATGCTGATGAAGAAAAGTTTATCCATAAGAATCTCTTGGATTTTGCTGTTGATAACCCCTCAACAACGTTTGGGAGTCTCCTTGTGGTATTCTATCTACAG CGATATCGGTATGTTGAGGCTTACCAAGTAGATCAGAAACTCAAGAGATTGGAGGAGGAATTCATTTCAACTAATTCCCTTACTGAAGAAGTTTTGTCCCGAATGGCATCATTGAGCCAATGGAGATCTGGTTTGGTT GAAAAAGGCATAGAATTGCTACCAACCATTCAACAACAAGAAGTTAAGGATGGAAAACTAACAGAAACAGCAGTTACCTCTCCTTCTATCCACAATACTATCATTCCTCCAAAAACTGATTTTCCCGAAGCAGTCCAGAGAGAAACCCCAACTAGCTTCTTATTTCCTTCGTCAATAACAACTCCATTAAAACCTGACAACAACACTAACCAAGCTATGAATTCTTCTCCGTCTATATTATTGAGCGGAATTTCCACCAATTTCTCTCCCTCTTTTCTGCAAGAGGAGAGCCATTTATCTAATAATACTGGAACTCTGAAGTCCCTAAACAGTAACAGAAAGAAGTTCAAACTTGTTGATATTAGATCATCTGGTTTTCGTCAAGTTATTAACTCATCAGTCAAAGCCCACACCCCTTTAAAAGAGTTCAACAGAAGTTCTTTGAGAGTTGCTCGAGATTTCGACTATCAAACTGATGAAGCGTCGTCGGAGAAGGACCAGAATGGGTTTTCCGGGAGATTAAATCATGGCCGCACATCTGATCAACCCGGAAAATCTTGGAAGTTGGAACAATCTAATGATGCCATGGATGTTTGCTTGAG TGGAAACAAGGAGGATGGATATGTGAATGGAGGACCCAGATGGAGGTCTGATGATACGAGTGAAGACGAACTCGATGAAAGTCCTGACGGATATTCAGGTTCAGCTTATTATGCAACGCCTTTAACCGGATCAAGAAGAGGCCGTCGATTAGGGAGAAGATGA
- the LOC124925969 gene encoding E3 ubiquitin-protein ligase HOS1 isoform X1 — protein MEGNRSNEMDSITAGVAAAAAAPYQQLNYNLSRVQEALEHLASIDLIELCNEAKIERCRATRDLRSCGRFVENVLNTCGHASLCTECCQRCDICPICRVPITRNGNKLRLRLYYECIEAGLISKKCDDRFQEKEGGEKQLTADIERLYSLFDVAMENNLVSLIFHYVTDVCMDESAVSSDPVIAFLLDEVVVKDWCKRTFKNILSELKGIYDRATKEMRTMLSSLLKISVKLTGVSGVIEVLESSFKGTLSAQVHDLHLMQESILKTKQHMEMMIWCIRHDFLENIKHRYSGFASWRNSVRERKAAATRRSWPESLNISADSSRNGSGTLFIEDALSNVEIEQSYTLGIGGDLEIAALQKDGSSSFFRSKIEGMAGCYPFENLRAAADILFLHGSSDLVVAKQAIFLYYLVDRHWNMQDSEWRLIIDDFAATFGVTRHSLLESFVFYMLDDHTDEAMQEAIHLLPEISGPTTHPKVAHVLLERQNPDAALLVLRGCGRDGTQLVSLSEAVTVVRVRVECGLLTEAFMYQRTLCLKVKEMNLKKKGSLKNDSDTLEDECENWMLWLETLVTEICYLCIRRNLVDRIIELPWNADEEKFIHKNLLDFAVDNPSTTFGSLLVVFYLQRYRYVEAYQVDQKLKRLEEEFISTNSLTEEVLSRMASLSQWRSGLVEKGIELLPTIQQQEVKDGKLTETAVTSPSIHNTIIPPKTDFPEAVQRETPTSFLFPSSITTPLKPDNNTNQAMNSSPSILLSGISTNFSPSFLQEESHLSNNTGTLKSLNSNRKKFKLVDIRSSGFRQVINSSVKAHTPLKEFNRSSLRVARDFDYQTDEASSEKDQNGFSGRLNHGRTSDQPGKSWKLEQSNDAMDVCLSSGNKEDGYVNGGPRWRSDDTSEDELDESPDGYSGSAYYATPLTGSRRGRRLGRR, from the exons atGGAAGGAAATAGGTCTAACGAAATGGATTCTATCACCGCCGGtgtggcggcggcggcggccgCCCCCTATCAGCAACTAAACTACAATCTAAGCCGCGTCCAG GAGGCATTGGAGCATTTGGCATCTATAGATTTGATTGAGCTGTGCAATGAAGCCAAAATTGAACGCTGTCGGGCAACAAGAGACTTAAGAAGCTGTGGCCGCTTCGTTGAAAATGTATTGAATACGTGTGGGCATGCATCTTTGTGTACAGAATGTTGTCAGCGGTGTGATATTTGTCCAATTTGTAGAGTTCCAATAACAAGAAATGGAAACAAACTTCGACTTCGTCTGTACTATGAATGCATAGAAGCTGGCCTCATTTCGAAGAAGTGTGATGACAGGTTTCAGGAGAAAGAAGGTGGGGAGAAACAGCTAACTGCTGATATTGAACGACTCTATTCCTTGTTTGATGTTGCTATGGAGAACAACTTGGTCTCGCTTATTTTCCATT ATGTTACAGATGTTTGCATGGATGAAAGTGCTGTATCCAGTGATCCCGTCATTGCTTTTTTATTGGATGAAGTAGTTGTCAAGGATTGGTGCAAGAGAACATTCAAGAATATTCTTTCTGAACTGAAAGGCATAT ACGATCGTGCAACAAAGGAAATGAGAACAATGTTAAGTTCACTTCTAAAGATTTCAGTGAAGCTGACTGGGGTATCTGGAGTTATTGAAGTTTTAGAATCATCATTTAAGGGGACCCTTTCAGCACAGGTTCATGACCTGCACCTGATGCAGGAGAGCATATTAAAGACAAAGCAG CACATGGAAATGATGATATGGTGCATAAGGCATGATTTTCTTGAGAATATCAAGCATCGTTATAGTGGTTTTGCGTCATGGCGTAATTCTGTCCGTGAAAGGAAAGCAGCTGCCACTAGGCGATCATGGCCAGAATCATTGAATATCTCTGCAGATTCCTCGAGAAATGGGAGTGGAACTCTTTTTATTGAAGATGCTCTGTCAAATGTGGAGATAGAACAAAGTTACACACTTGGGATTGGCGGGGACTTAGAAATTGCAGCCTTGCAAAAGGATGGAAGCTCTTCATTTTTCAGGTCTAAAATAGAGGGTATGGCCGGATGCTATCCATTTGAGAATCTTCGAGCTGCTGCTGATATACTCTTTTTACATGGGAGTTCTGACCTGGTGGTTGCAAAGCAAGCAATA TTTCTCTATTACTTGGTTGATAGACATTGGAATATGCAAGATTCTGAATGGAGACTCATCATAGATGACTTTGCTGCTACATTTGGGGTAACCAGGCATTCATTACTGGAGTCTTTTGTCTTCTATATGCTGGATGACCACACAGATGAAGCCATGCAA GAAGCAATCCACCTTCTTCCAGAAATCTCAGGCCCAACAACTCATCCTAAAGTTGCACATGTTCTTTTGGAACGTCAAAACCCTGATGCTGCTCTTTTGGTGTTGAGGGGGTGTGGGCGTGATGGAACACAGTTGGTGTCACTTAGTGAAGCAGTTACCGTTGTTCGTGTCAGAGTGGAGTGTGGACTTCTAACTGAGGCATTTATGTACCAAAGAACTCTTTGCCTGAAAGTGAAGGAAATGAACTTGAAGAAGAAAGGATCTCTTAAGAATGATTCAGATACATTGGAGGATGAGTGCGAAAATTGGATGTTATGGCTGGAGACATTGGTGACTGAAATTTGTTATCTGTGTATTAGGAGGAACTTGGTGGATCGAATCATTGAACTTCCATGGAATGCTGATGAAGAAAAGTTTATCCATAAGAATCTCTTGGATTTTGCTGTTGATAACCCCTCAACAACGTTTGGGAGTCTCCTTGTGGTATTCTATCTACAG CGATATCGGTATGTTGAGGCTTACCAAGTAGATCAGAAACTCAAGAGATTGGAGGAGGAATTCATTTCAACTAATTCCCTTACTGAAGAAGTTTTGTCCCGAATGGCATCATTGAGCCAATGGAGATCTGGTTTGGTT GAAAAAGGCATAGAATTGCTACCAACCATTCAACAACAAGAAGTTAAGGATGGAAAACTAACAGAAACAGCAGTTACCTCTCCTTCTATCCACAATACTATCATTCCTCCAAAAACTGATTTTCCCGAAGCAGTCCAGAGAGAAACCCCAACTAGCTTCTTATTTCCTTCGTCAATAACAACTCCATTAAAACCTGACAACAACACTAACCAAGCTATGAATTCTTCTCCGTCTATATTATTGAGCGGAATTTCCACCAATTTCTCTCCCTCTTTTCTGCAAGAGGAGAGCCATTTATCTAATAATACTGGAACTCTGAAGTCCCTAAACAGTAACAGAAAGAAGTTCAAACTTGTTGATATTAGATCATCTGGTTTTCGTCAAGTTATTAACTCATCAGTCAAAGCCCACACCCCTTTAAAAGAGTTCAACAGAAGTTCTTTGAGAGTTGCTCGAGATTTCGACTATCAAACTGATGAAGCGTCGTCGGAGAAGGACCAGAATGGGTTTTCCGGGAGATTAAATCATGGCCGCACATCTGATCAACCCGGAAAATCTTGGAAGTTGGAACAATCTAATGATGCCATGGATGTTTGCTTGAG TAGTGGAAACAAGGAGGATGGATATGTGAATGGAGGACCCAGATGGAGGTCTGATGATACGAGTGAAGACGAACTCGATGAAAGTCCTGACGGATATTCAGGTTCAGCTTATTATGCAACGCCTTTAACCGGATCAAGAAGAGGCCGTCGATTAGGGAGAAGATGA